From Trichoderma atroviride chromosome 1, complete sequence, one genomic window encodes:
- a CDS encoding uncharacterized protein (MEROPS:MER0005497), whose protein sequence is MSETKEVDYSLNNPDTLTKYKTAAQISEKVLAAVSELCVPGAKIVDICQQGDKLLEEELAKVYRGKKIVKGFSHPTTVSPSSYVTPYTPLTTDESEASIEIKEGEAIKIQLGAQIDGFGSIVCNTVLATSKDKAAEPVTGRDADLILATHYANELLLRLMIPPGSSRPGYRRREGQGRLPEGPHPVQDQQPVGEGVRSLRHQAGREHHFLAVCPQRD, encoded by the exons ATGTCGGAGACAAAGGAAGTCG ACTACTCCCTCAACAACCCGGATACTCTCACCAAGTACAAGACCGCGGCCCAGATCTCCGAAAAGGTCCTGGCCGCTGTGTCTGAGCTCTGCGTGCCCGGCGCAAAGATTGTCGATATCTGCCAGCAGGGTGACAAGCTGCTCGAAGAGGAGCTTGCCAAGGTCTACCGTGGaaagaagattgtcaagg GTTTCTCTCACCCGACCACTGTTTCCCCTTCGTCTTACGTGACCCCCTACACTCCCCTCACCACTGATGAGAGCGAGGCTTCAATCGAgatcaaggagggcgaggccatcaagatcCAGCTCGGAGCTCAGATTGACGGATTTGGTTCCATTGTCTGCAACACTGTCCTCGCCACctccaaggacaaggctgctgagcctgtTACCGGACGCGACGCTGACCTGATCCTCGCCACCCACTACGCTAATGAGCTTCTCCTCCGCTTGATGATCCCCCCCGGGTCTTCTCGCCCAGGGTACCGACGAagagaaggccaaggccgcctcCCAGAAGGCCCCCACCCAGTCCAAGATCAGCAGCCTGTTGGAGAAGGTGTGCGAAGCCTACGACACCAAGCTGGTCGAGAGCACCACTTCTTGGCTGTTTGCCCGCAACGAGATTGA